A stretch of the Arthrobacter stackebrandtii genome encodes the following:
- a CDS encoding branched-chain amino acid ABC transporter permease, whose translation MTQLIWNGLFVGSFYALVALGYSMVYGIIKLLNFAHGDIYMLGAFIGFAMLTSVGVIPASLSITALLIVLLLVMISTGAIGVAIERVAYRPLRNSPRLAVLITAVGASFTLEYGVAAMAGPNPRVFPVRLEGQTFDVLGARISAPQIVLMVVAIILMLGLNSYVQRTSMGRAMRAIALDPKGSLLMGINVNKVITWTFFIGSALAGAAGVMAGAYYGKIDFLMGFIIGLKAFTAAVIGGIGNIKGAMLGGLLLGLLEAFGSQWLGGQWRDVFTFAVLILFLTLKPTGLLGERVTERV comes from the coding sequence ATGACCCAACTCATCTGGAACGGCCTCTTCGTGGGCTCGTTTTACGCACTCGTCGCCCTGGGCTATTCCATGGTCTACGGCATCATCAAGCTGCTGAACTTCGCCCACGGCGACATCTACATGCTCGGCGCCTTCATCGGCTTCGCCATGCTGACCTCCGTCGGCGTGATCCCGGCATCCCTGTCCATCACGGCGCTGCTCATTGTGCTGCTGCTGGTCATGATCAGCACCGGCGCCATCGGCGTTGCCATTGAGCGCGTGGCCTACCGCCCGCTGCGCAACTCGCCCCGCCTGGCCGTGCTGATCACCGCAGTGGGCGCATCCTTCACCCTGGAATACGGCGTCGCGGCCATGGCCGGACCCAACCCGAGGGTGTTCCCCGTGCGCCTGGAAGGCCAGACCTTCGACGTCCTCGGTGCACGCATCTCCGCACCCCAGATCGTCCTGATGGTCGTGGCGATCATCCTCATGCTGGGCCTGAACTCCTACGTCCAGCGCACCTCCATGGGGCGGGCCATGCGGGCCATCGCCCTGGACCCCAAGGGCTCGCTGCTCATGGGCATCAACGTCAACAAGGTCATCACCTGGACATTCTTCATCGGCTCCGCGCTCGCAGGTGCGGCCGGTGTCATGGCCGGGGCCTATTACGGAAAAATCGACTTCCTCATGGGCTTCATCATCGGCCTGAAGGCGTTCACCGCAGCCGTGATCGGCGGCATCGGCAACATCAAGGGCGCCATGCTCGGAGGACTCCTCCTGGGCCTCCTGGAAGCGTTCGGTTCACAATGGCTGGGCGGGCAGTGGCGCGACGTCTTCACCTTCGCCGTGCTGATCCTGTTCCTGACCTTGAAACCCACCGGCCTGCTGGGCGAACGAGTGACGGAGCGTGTCTAG
- a CDS encoding branched-chain amino acid ABC transporter permease, whose translation MSENVDSSTAPRLIGKPASAVSRLFESKQLGWAAFAIAVVFPFLIANNYAMNIATTAVIFVLLASGLNMVVGYCGLLDLGYIAFMAVGAYTAGIVSKAFELPILYTIPAVIIMCILSGLVIGGPTLRLRSDYLAIVTLGFGEIIRLTANNLDITGGPSGIYGIPGIQLFGLDLSAPVPFYYFCVVVVSLLVLGSARLGKSRLGRAWRFVREDEDAAEAMGIHTYKVKLAAYIFGAVWGGFGGLLFAAHLSAISPQSFVFLQSALVLMAVVLGGMGNTRGVVVGAVVISLMPELLRDMGNLRYVIFGVVLVAMMVLRPQGFWPARAYEPERPVHDNDPPGGGPGRPDGGTRPGARGRRSRGAGATGADSAKGGAA comes from the coding sequence ATGAGCGAGAACGTAGATTCCTCCACCGCCCCCCGGCTGATCGGCAAGCCCGCCAGCGCCGTCTCCCGGCTGTTTGAAAGCAAGCAGCTGGGCTGGGCCGCCTTCGCCATCGCGGTCGTTTTCCCCTTTCTAATCGCCAACAACTACGCCATGAACATCGCCACGACGGCCGTGATCTTCGTGCTGCTGGCCTCCGGCCTGAACATGGTGGTGGGCTACTGCGGGCTGCTGGACCTGGGCTACATTGCCTTCATGGCGGTGGGCGCCTACACGGCGGGCATCGTGTCCAAGGCCTTTGAGCTGCCCATCCTCTACACCATCCCGGCCGTCATCATCATGTGCATCCTGTCCGGCCTGGTCATTGGCGGTCCCACGCTGCGCCTGCGCAGCGACTACCTGGCCATCGTGACCCTGGGTTTCGGCGAGATCATCCGCCTCACCGCCAACAACCTGGACATCACCGGCGGCCCCTCGGGCATCTACGGCATCCCGGGCATCCAGCTGTTCGGCCTCGACCTGTCAGCCCCCGTCCCGTTCTACTACTTCTGCGTGGTGGTGGTTTCCCTGCTGGTGCTGGGCTCGGCACGCCTGGGCAAGTCGCGGCTGGGCCGGGCCTGGCGCTTTGTCCGCGAGGACGAGGACGCCGCCGAGGCCATGGGCATCCACACCTACAAGGTGAAACTGGCCGCCTACATCTTTGGCGCGGTTTGGGGCGGCTTCGGCGGACTGTTGTTCGCCGCGCACCTCTCCGCCATCTCGCCGCAAAGCTTCGTGTTCCTGCAGTCCGCACTGGTCCTCATGGCCGTGGTGCTGGGCGGCATGGGCAACACCCGCGGAGTGGTGGTGGGCGCCGTCGTCATTTCGCTGATGCCGGAGCTGCTGCGCGACATGGGCAACCTGCGCTACGTCATCTTTGGTGTGGTCCTGGTGGCCATGATGGTCCTGCGGCCCCAGGGTTTCTGGCCGGCCCGGGCCTACGAGCCAGAGCGGCCCGTCCACGACAATGATCCGCCGGGTGGCGGTCCCGGGAGG